The following is a genomic window from Desulfosoma caldarium.
TCAAGACGCAGCCCGCAGCGAAGGACCTGACCTTCAAGGGGGAGAAAAAAGCCCGTGCTGCTTTCACCAAAATACAAGTTTCTCTTTGTGCACATTCCCAAGACGGGGGGCACCAGTATTCGCGTGGCCTTGCGGTCCTACAAGTGGCGCGACCCGTACCGCATTCCCCTTTTTGTGTGCAGCCGCCTGAGCGCTCTCTTCGGCCACCGCTTGGCCTGCAAGCTGCCTCGGCATGCCAAGGTGATTGCCGCCAAAGAAATGCTGCCGCGCGACTTTTTCAACAATCTTTTCAAATTCGCCTTCGTTCGCAACCCTTGGGACTTGCAGGTCAGCTCGTTTCATCACATTCGACGGGAACGCCCCCACTTGATGAAAGGCCTGGAGACCTTTGAAGATTTTCTCAAGCACAAGTTCGATCCCAATAGGCCCTACGTTTTTCATTTCGACGTCTCCATCGAGCGCCAAGTGGACTATTTGGTGGATTTGGACGGACGTCTTCTTGTGGACTTTGTGGGGCGTTATGAAAGGCTAGAGGAGGATTTCACGGAAGCCTGCCACAGGATAGGCATTCGACCTCCCAAGCTTCCTCACAAAAGAAAGGCCGCGGACCGAAGGGACTACCGAGCTTATTACACGGACGAGACAGCCGAGATGGTGGCGCAGCATTTTCGGCGCGATATCGAACTGTTCGGCTACCGGTTTGACGACGTGTGACGTACCCATGACGGCAGATATGAACTCCCGCTTCTGCGGAAGGGACGGTTGATAGGAATCGGGCGCGGCGCCTTGGAATGGGCGGACCCAAAACTTTCAAGAGGACCTGGGGTTTTCCGCTTGCACGGGAGGCACCGTGGCGTTCTTCATCGAAGCCATGGAAAAGAGGCGAAAGGGTTTCCATGGCTTCGCCCACCCGGCGAGGGAAAGGGCAAGTCCAGCGTTATCAAGAAAATACGTACTCCCGCTTTCGCGGAAGGGACAGATCAGCTTTTCTTCAATGCCGCCGAAAAGATTCGAAAGGTTTGCATGAGCTCGGACACACTGCGGACAGCGTGCCCGAGACCCGTACTTTGAACGGCCATTCTCGGCCAGGGGGCTAGGACGCCATGGCTTCCAATTCCTTCCAGACGGCCTCGGCCAACCCGATGGAATGCGTGGCTTCAAAGAGCCGCACGGCCTCTTCGTAGGCGTGGGCCGTGATGCGTTCCTTGTATTCCGGAGCGATGGCGTTGAGTTTGGGGGCAAAGACCTGGTTGGCTTTCTTGATGTTTCCGCCGATGTTGCCCGTTTCCACGGCCCAGGCCCACATTTCCTGCCAGAGTTCATCGGGAATGCCGCGATAGGGCCGTTTCACGTAGCCTTTTTCCGGCGTCGTGATGGCATTGCCGTTCTGATTCATGGCCAAGCCAAAGGACACGTTTTGCCAAAGGGTGCCCACGTTGCCTTTGCGGATACCGTAGTTGATAAAGGATGTGATCTTTTCCAACGAAGTGCCCGTGATGCCGTGCTGGGCAATATCCACATTCCAAGGCTGAATGGCTTTCCAGATTTCCAGGGTCAGATCCAGCTGAATCCCTTCCTGAGTCGTGCCGAAATAGGTGCCGTGAATGGATCCGTTGTTGATGGCCAGAAGATCCGGATGCACGCCGTTTTTCACCAGATTGCCAATGAACCACTCGGCTTCATCGGGCCGCGTAAACCCTTCGGCACTGCCGCTCTTGGCCCCAATCTCTCCCAGTTCCACCTCCAGACTCAGCCCCGCTTCGATGATGGGTCGAGCCAGTTCGGTGGTGGCTTCCAGGTTCTTTTCGTTTTCCATATGGGAAGCATCGATGGCAAAAGAGGTGTAGCCCGCTTCCATTTCGGCGGCGATGAGGGCGCGCACCGAATCCACGTCCTCCATTTTTTTGACCGTGATATGGTCCCCGTGAATGGCAAAAGGCACCTGAGTGTTCCCGAGCCTTTCGTTTTCTTTAATGATGAAGTCCACGAAGGAGGCGGGAGTGAATTCCGTGTAGGTGAGTTCGGATTTGGCGATTTCGTACATCACCGGTGCCTGGGTGGCCATGGAAGCCCGAACGATGCCCTCCACCGGCAAACGGCAACGAATGTTGGTGGCCATAATCATGCTCTTGTGCTTTTTCGCGGCACGGATCAACGCTTTGCCGTTCACAAGAGGCACAATGGAGTGGGGAAATCTTTTCTTAACGTTTTCGGGGCGGTAGTCTTTCCAAGCCATGGTGGACGCTCCTTTTCCCGCTGGTTGTTCAAACTAGATTGCTTCTTGTATAGAGAATCCGTCAAAAAAGGGCAAGTTTTGCCGAAAGGAAACCCAAAGGCCATGGAAAATCACCAGATCTGCGCCATCAAAAACGCCCTTCGTGAACAGTTTTGCTCTGGCATTCAGGCAACGGCTCATGAAGCTTTTCTCAATAGCTGTGCCGGCAAGGTGGCCGAACGGTTGCGTCGCCTTGTGGTTTACCGAAACGCCTCCTGCGTGCTCGTGCCCCCGACCGCCTTTTTTCGGCAAATAGGCGTCAACGTCCTTCTCGATGGCAAAAACCTGGTTTTCGCCTCCCCGAAAATGCACCAGGGCTTCTATCTTGTGAACCCTCAAAGGATTCCTCGCCCTCAAAGGACCGCGGCCGCTTCGTTTCGATCGCCCAATCCCTGGGCGCACCGCATCGCCCTTCGCGCGGGAGAAAAGGTGCGTGTGGATGTGATGGTCATGCCCTGCCTGGCGGCCTCTCGAGACGGCGGGCGTCTGGGCGACGGATCGGGCCTGATGGATTTGCAGGTGGCGTGCCTTGCCACTTTGGGCTGGCTCCATGCCCGCACGGCCGTCCTGGGGGTTGTGCCCGAGGCGCATGTGGTGGACACCCTTCCCATGAAACCCACCGATGTTTTTCTGCACTGGATCATTACGGAACAGAGAAGCCTTCAGACCACGTGGCACGGCCCGGTGCAGGTGCCGATTGTATGGGACGTGGTGGACAAAAAAACACTTCGCCGAAACGAGGTTCTTTTCTTTCTGAAAAAACACAAGGGCATGGCATCCACTTGAAGATTTTTATCCTTTCGTCTAAGGGAGCGGGCGGGGAGGCGGGTTAGGATCGAAGCGCCAAGGAGGTTATGGAAGCACCATGGATTCTCTGACACAGTGTCCGATCCCCAAAAAACTTCGGTGGACCCAAAGGGTTCTGACCGGAATAATTTTTTTCATATCGGTCCTTTCGGGAACGTCCCAGGCGGAACAGAATGTCTTTACGGCCGAGATATTCAAATACCCCTATGATCTTGATTCGCAAACCGTGGTGGGACAACCTCGCCTTCACCAGGTCAAACAAGGAGAAAGCCTTCTGGACATCGCTCGAACCTACGGGCTGGGCTACAACGAAATGGCTCTGCTTTATCCTCGCATGGACCCTTGGCTGCCGCCTAAACAAAAGAGCCTCATCATCCCCACGCTGTGGGTGCTTCCTCCCACACGGCTCGAGGAACTGGTCATCAATATTCCGGAACTGCGCCTCTACCTCTTTGACAAGAAATCCAAGACGGTGCAAACCTACCCCATCGGCATCGGCGACGAAGGCTGGGAAACACCCATCAAGGTCGGCTACATCGCCGAAAAGAGACCCAACCCTTCCTGGTACATTCCCGAATCCCTTCAGGCCAAGTACGGCATGAAGGTCATGCCTCCAGGCCCTGAAAACCCCTTAGGCGAATACATGCTGAAACTTTCCATCGGCCCCTATGGCATTCATGGAACCCACATGCCGTGGGGTGTAGGAAGACTGGTAAGCCATGGGTGCATTCGATGCTACCCGGAACACATTCGCCTCCTTTACCCTCAGGTGGCGGTGGGAACGCGTGTGGAAATCATCTACGAACCCCTAAAGCTAGGAATAAAAAACGGCCGAGTTTACGTGGAAGCTCACCCCGACGTGTATCGCAAGATCGACGACTACACCCGCTACGCCATGGAAAAGCTGGACCAATCCAGCTGGGCGAGCCGCGTGGACCGCAGGCGGTTTGCTCTCGCCGTGCGTCTTCAAAACGGCGTGCCCACGGACGTGAGCACCGTGGAAAGGGTCCCTTCCACCACCTTGGCCGAAGACGCAGGGACCCTTAAGGAGATTCTTGATTTTGGGGCCAATACTTTCTAGAATAATTTACTGCATTGTTCGGGGAGTGGTGGGTTGTTTTAGAGTGCGCTAACATGTTTCAGAGGAGGAAAGACTCATGAAAAGGGTAATGGCGGTGGTTTTTGTTCTCGCATTGTGCACGTCCGTTCTGGGAGGCTGTGCCAGCCAAAGCGCCGTCCAGCAACTGCAGGCGCAACAGGACCAGATGATGCAAAGGCTGAACGCGCTGGAACAGGCGCAACCGGCAAATGTTCAGGCCGCGCAACGAGCCGAAGCGGCCGCTCAGAGGGCTGAAGCGGCTGCCGATCGCGCGGAACAAATGGCCAACAAGGCGGAATCCATTTTCATGAAGCACTTGAAAAAGTAAGACTTTCACCTGCCTCTTTTTTGCTCAAAGAGAAAGCCGGCGTTTCCACGCCGGCTTTCTCTTTCACTACTTCTTTTCCATGGACCCGAAAACGAATCTACCAATCAGTTCCTCCACATCCAAGGGGGGCTGCGTTTCTCGAATCCATCCGTTCGGGGGAATCCGTTCATCGGAAGCCCCGGCACTCACGGCAATGTATTTATCTCCTATGATGCCCATGGTCTTAATACTGGCGATCACGTCCTCTTCCAAAGGCACGCCATAGATGCGCAACGTCACCACTGCGTCGCCGTCTTCGAGCCGAATATCTTCCACACGCCCGATTTCCACGCCGGCCATGGTCACGGACGCCTTTTTTTTCAGACCCGACACGTTGGAAAAACGGGCATGCACCATGTAGTCTCCCCCACCCCAAAGGCGTACATCCCCCAGGTTGAACGAAAGATAGGCGACACAGACCAAACCAATGAGGAGAAAAAGCCCGACGCCTGTCTCCACGGTCCACGATTGGCGGTTCATTGGCACCCCTTTCTCCATACCTTCGCCTGCCGTCCACGCAGCCGCGAAGGTTTTCTGCTTTCATAGGCATTTTCTCGCGCCGTCTCATCAACACGGCATCCCCATCAAAGCCACCCCCCAAAATGGTCCCATCCCTTACAGCAGCAAGGATGTGGCCACGTAATCGCCAACCAGAATGGCCACGGACGATATAACCACGGCGTCCGTGGTGGCTCGGCTCACATCTTCAGGCCCAAAGCGCCCTTCGTCCACTCCGGCGTAATACCCCTTGTAGGTGCAGATCCACAGAAAGAGCAGCGCAAAGAGAATCGACTTGACGATTCCCATGGACACATCGACCCATTCCACAGACTTTTGCATCCCGTCCACATAGGCCCCGGGATTCACGCCCAAAAGGGCCACCCCCACCAGATAGCCTCCCACGATGCCCACCACGTCAAAGAACGCGGTGAGCAGCGGCAGCGCGATGAGTGACGCCACAAGGCGCGGGGACACCAAATAGGCATGTGGATCAATGGCCATGCACTCCAGCGCGTCAATCTGTTCTTCGATGCGCATGATGCCGATTTCGGCGCAGATGGCCGATCCGGCCCGCCCGGTGACCATGAGGGCGGAAAGGACGGGCCCCAGTTCTCGAATGAGGCTCAAGGCCACGGCCGCTCCCAAGAGCCCTTCGGAACCGAATTTGGACAGGGTATAGTAACCTTGCAAACCCAGCACCATGCCGGTAAAAGCCGCCGTAAACCCGATGACGAAAAAGGACTTGGTGCCAATGAAGTACATATGGCGAACAACACTGTGGAATTTCTTGGGAGGGCGAAAGATGCCCCGCACCGTCTCATAGAGAAAAACACCGGCGCGGCCTGTCCCCCGTACATGGTTCAAGCCCCAACGGCCCAGTTGGTTCAAAAGATGCCAGACGTCCGTCACGGTGCGCTCCTTTAGAGCTTACAGAATTCCTTCCTAAAATGGCGGCACCCGTTTTTTCGACCCTATGGCCGCCAGCCGTTTTTCGTAGCGCCCCTGATCCACGGCCCGCTCATCGGCGCGCCGCTCCAGGAACTGCCGCACACGAATGTCCTCACAGGAACGCACGGCCTCAGGAGTTCCCGCAGCGAGAATCCTTCCGGCATCCATCACCACGATCTGGTCGGCAATGCGAAAGGCGCTCTCCAATTCATGGGTCACCACGACCAGGGTCATCCCCATGGCGTGCTTGAGCTCCACCAGGAGTTCATCCAAGCCCGCCGCCGTGATGGGATCCAAGCCCGAGGAGGGCTCGTCCACGAAAAGAATTTCGGGGTCCATGACCATGGCTCGAGCCAATCCGGCGCGTTTGCGCATGCCTCCACTGAGCTGGGACGGCATAAAGTCTCCAAACTCCGTCAATCCCACCTGGTGAAGCTTGATGTCCGTTATGATGCGAATGGTGCTTTCCGCAAGTCGTGTGTGCACGCGCAAGGGAACGGCCAAATTGTCCCGCACCGAAAGGGAACTAAACAAGGCGCCCCCTTGAAACAGCACCCCCAGCCGCTTTCGGTAGGCGTTCCATTGAGCGGTACGGAAAAGACCTGCGTCTTCTCCTTCCACAAAAAGGCACCCTGGAGCCGTAGGCTTGAGACCGATAAGGTGGCGGAGGAGCGTGCTTTTGCCGCAGCCGCTCACTCCCATGATGACCGTCACCTTGCCCGAGGGAATGTCGAAACTAATCTCATGCAAGATCGTTCGGCCACCATAATGGCTGCTGAGGTTCCTGACCTGAATGATGGGGCTTCCAAGCCCATTGTTGCCGATTCCCATCCGTGCGCCCCGAGCTCCTTGCATTTAGTCTGAGACGACCAAGAGGTTATTCAGTCGAGCCAGGTCGATGAGGCGCCGCACAGACTCAGTCACTCCGTCGAGACACAGTTCTCCATTTTGGCGAGCCAGGGCATTTCGCAGCTCCACAAGAAGC
Proteins encoded in this region:
- a CDS encoding ABC transporter ATP-binding protein, whose protein sequence is MGIGNNGLGSPIIQVRNLSSHYGGRTILHEISFDIPSGKVTVIMGVSGCGKSTLLRHLIGLKPTAPGCLFVEGEDAGLFRTAQWNAYRKRLGVLFQGGALFSSLSVRDNLAVPLRVHTRLAESTIRIITDIKLHQVGLTEFGDFMPSQLSGGMRKRAGLARAMVMDPEILFVDEPSSGLDPITAAGLDELLVELKHAMGMTLVVVTHELESAFRIADQIVVMDAGRILAAGTPEAVRSCEDIRVRQFLERRADERAVDQGRYEKRLAAIGSKKRVPPF
- a CDS encoding Lpp/OprI family alanine-zipper lipoprotein, translated to MKRVMAVVFVLALCTSVLGGCASQSAVQQLQAQQDQMMQRLNALEQAQPANVQAAQRAEAAAQRAEAAADRAEQMANKAESIFMKHLKK
- a CDS encoding MlaE family ABC transporter permease, which translates into the protein MTDVWHLLNQLGRWGLNHVRGTGRAGVFLYETVRGIFRPPKKFHSVVRHMYFIGTKSFFVIGFTAAFTGMVLGLQGYYTLSKFGSEGLLGAAVALSLIRELGPVLSALMVTGRAGSAICAEIGIMRIEEQIDALECMAIDPHAYLVSPRLVASLIALPLLTAFFDVVGIVGGYLVGVALLGVNPGAYVDGMQKSVEWVDVSMGIVKSILFALLFLWICTYKGYYAGVDEGRFGPEDVSRATTDAVVISSVAILVGDYVATSLLL
- a CDS encoding 5-formyltetrahydrofolate cyclo-ligase, giving the protein MENHQICAIKNALREQFCSGIQATAHEAFLNSCAGKVAERLRRLVVYRNASCVLVPPTAFFRQIGVNVLLDGKNLVFASPKMHQGFYLVNPQRIPRPQRTAAASFRSPNPWAHRIALRAGEKVRVDVMVMPCLAASRDGGRLGDGSGLMDLQVACLATLGWLHARTAVLGVVPEAHVVDTLPMKPTDVFLHWIITEQRSLQTTWHGPVQVPIVWDVVDKKTLRRNEVLFFLKKHKGMAST
- a CDS encoding L,D-transpeptidase family protein, coding for MDSLTQCPIPKKLRWTQRVLTGIIFFISVLSGTSQAEQNVFTAEIFKYPYDLDSQTVVGQPRLHQVKQGESLLDIARTYGLGYNEMALLYPRMDPWLPPKQKSLIIPTLWVLPPTRLEELVINIPELRLYLFDKKSKTVQTYPIGIGDEGWETPIKVGYIAEKRPNPSWYIPESLQAKYGMKVMPPGPENPLGEYMLKLSIGPYGIHGTHMPWGVGRLVSHGCIRCYPEHIRLLYPQVAVGTRVEIIYEPLKLGIKNGRVYVEAHPDVYRKIDDYTRYAMEKLDQSSWASRVDRRRFALAVRLQNGVPTDVSTVERVPSTTLAEDAGTLKEILDFGANTF
- a CDS encoding sulfotransferase family 2 domain-containing protein, coding for MLLSPKYKFLFVHIPKTGGTSIRVALRSYKWRDPYRIPLFVCSRLSALFGHRLACKLPRHAKVIAAKEMLPRDFFNNLFKFAFVRNPWDLQVSSFHHIRRERPHLMKGLETFEDFLKHKFDPNRPYVFHFDVSIERQVDYLVDLDGRLLVDFVGRYERLEEDFTEACHRIGIRPPKLPHKRKAADRRDYRAYYTDETAEMVAQHFRRDIELFGYRFDDV
- the mlaD gene encoding outer membrane lipid asymmetry maintenance protein MlaD, producing MNRQSWTVETGVGLFLLIGLVCVAYLSFNLGDVRLWGGGDYMVHARFSNVSGLKKKASVTMAGVEIGRVEDIRLEDGDAVVTLRIYGVPLEEDVIASIKTMGIIGDKYIAVSAGASDERIPPNGWIRETQPPLDVEELIGRFVFGSMEKK
- a CDS encoding class II fructose-bisphosphate aldolase, which translates into the protein MAWKDYRPENVKKRFPHSIVPLVNGKALIRAAKKHKSMIMATNIRCRLPVEGIVRASMATQAPVMYEIAKSELTYTEFTPASFVDFIIKENERLGNTQVPFAIHGDHITVKKMEDVDSVRALIAAEMEAGYTSFAIDASHMENEKNLEATTELARPIIEAGLSLEVELGEIGAKSGSAEGFTRPDEAEWFIGNLVKNGVHPDLLAINNGSIHGTYFGTTQEGIQLDLTLEIWKAIQPWNVDIAQHGITGTSLEKITSFINYGIRKGNVGTLWQNVSFGLAMNQNGNAITTPEKGYVKRPYRGIPDELWQEMWAWAVETGNIGGNIKKANQVFAPKLNAIAPEYKERITAHAYEEAVRLFEATHSIGLAEAVWKELEAMAS